From one Rhodamnia argentea isolate NSW1041297 chromosome 1, ASM2092103v1, whole genome shotgun sequence genomic stretch:
- the LOC115738878 gene encoding calmodulin-binding transcription activator 4 isoform X2 codes for MTPSVYSMNDLYQEAQYRWLKPAEVLYILQNHENCQLTQQPPQRPSGGSLFLFNKRVLRFFRRDGHNWRKKKDQRTVGEAHERLKVGNVEKLNCYYAHGEDNPNFQRRSYWMLDPACDHIVLVHYRDITEGKHSSGSKALFSPGSSSTFMPSPSPSPYSIHNHGSASLDSCQTQSSPSPAEVSSVNAVINHGTDNLNRMVRSSSDLDVSKALRRIEEQLSLNDDTIKEIDPLFVDDEYLNSIGFLDCESEISQQDRHEALLHVSDPGNYQFPSENNGVQDVSSNYMPQKDTDDDGQHRLQALEQAHLVKEESFSWTDMVESYLSSSADGSLQKNAQIPNENEKLHSYTEMGPAEGQEGYLLSDANKNMDPSSLLLSELDNFQVSVYPSMAHGANPEYYPVPFGQDQLDMSVVGNSCLTVAKTQKYTIREISPEWGYTTETTKIVIVGSFLCDPSESVWSCMFGDIEVPVEIIQQGALCCEAPPHLPGKVMLCITSSNRQSCSEVREFEYRVKSNLCSLCNLEQTEAARHTEELLLLVRFVQMLLCDSAMQKEDGVTYGIHVPGNLKAEDDSWSHIIEGLLVGCENSSETTNWLLQELLKDKLQQWIALRSSQEHDRGGCSLSRKEQGIIHMISGLGFEWALNSILGCGVNVNFRDINGWTALHWAARFGREKMVAALVASGASAGAVTDPSCQDPAGKTPASIAASSGHKGLAGYLSEVALTSHLSSLTFEESELSRGSAELEAERTINSITNQSLATNDDQLSLKDTLAAVRNAAQAAARIQSAFRAHSFRKRQQLHPAAIADYGVSSGDIQRFTGRLKLSSRNAREYNSAALSIQKKYRGWKGRKDFLTFRQKVVKIQAHVRGYQVRKHYKVLCWAVGILDKVVLRWRRKGVGLRSFQKDAESIEDSDDEDILKVFRKQKVHAAVDEAVSRVLSMVDSPNARQQYRRMLEKYRQAKAELSGASSEAAPSTSVEFSNMDNDDFVDQFP; via the exons ATGACGCCGTCTG TATACAGCATGAATGATCTCTACCAGGAAGCTCAATATCGTTGGCTCAAACCAGCAGAAGTGCTTTATATTTTGCAAAACCACGAAAACTGCCAGCTTACTCAGCAGCCACCTCAACGTCCAAGCG GTGGATCGTTGTTCCTTTTCAATAAGAGAGTTCTTCGATTCTTCCGTCGTGATGGGCATAACTGGCGGAAAAAGAAGGACCAGAGGACTGTTGGGGAAGCTCATGAACGGCTCAAG GTGGGAAATGTTGAAAAGTTAAATTGTTATTACGCACATGGAGAGGACAACCCAAATTTTCAGAGGCGCAGCTACTGGATGCTTGATCC GGCTTGTGACCACATAGTCCTCGTACATTATCGGGACATAACTGAG GGGAAACATAGTTCTGGATCCAAAGCACTGTTTTCTCCGGGGTCATCGTCTACTTTTATGCCTAGTCCGAGTCCCAGCCCTTACTCTATTCATAATCATGGTTCTGCCTCACTTGACTCTTGTCAAACTCAGTCCAGTCCAAGTCCTGCAGAAGTTAGTTCTGTCAACGCTGTTATCAACCATGGGACGGATAACTTGAACAGGATGGTTCGCAGTTCGTCTGATCTTGATGTTAGTAAAGCTTTGAGGAGGATTGAGGAGCAGCTCAGTTTGAATGATGACACGATTAAAGAAATTGATCCGCTCTTCGTCGATGATGAATATCTCAATTCGATAGGATTTCTGGACTGTGAAAGCGAGATTTCTCAGCAAGATCGGCATGAAGCATTATTGCATGTCTCAGACCCTGGAAATTATCAATTTCCTAGTGAAAATAATGGTGTGCAAGATGTTTCGAGCAACTATATGCCACAAAAGGATACAG atgatGATGGCCAGCATCGTCTTCAGGCATTAGAACAGGCACATCTGGTTAAAGAAGAATCTTTTTCCTGGACAGATATGGTGGAGTCCTACTTGAGCTCATCAGCCGATGGATCCCTACAGAAGAATGCTCAGATACCAAATGAAAAT GAGAAATTACACTCTTACACAGAGATGGGACCAGCAGAAGGACAAGAAGGCTATCTCCTGTCAGATGCTAATAAGAACATGGATCCAT CCTCGTTGTTGCTTTCTGAACTTGACAATTTCCAAGTATCTGTTTACCCGTCCATGGCTCATGGGGCAAATCCAGAATACTATCCTGTCCCGTTTGGACAAGACCAACTGGACATGTCAGTTGTCGGAAATTCATGTTTGACTGTTGCAAAAACTCAGAAATATACAATTCGCGAAATATCTCCTGAATGGGGCTATACCACTGAAACTACAAAG ATCGTCATTGTTGGATCTTTTCTATGTGATCCATCCGAATCTGTATGGAGTTGTATGTTTGGTGATATTGAAGTTCCTGTAGAGATCATTCAACAAGGTGCCTTATGCTGCGAAGCTCCTCCTCACTTGCCTGGGAAGGTCATGCTTTGCATTACTTCTAGCAACCGGCAGTCCTGCTCCGAGGTCAGAGAATTTGAGTATAGAGTAAAATCCAATTTATGCTCTCTCTGTAACTTGGAACAGACAGAAGCTGCTAGGCACACAGAAGAGCTGTTGCTGCTCGTCAGATTTGTGCAAATGCTTTTATGTGATTCAGCAATGCAGAAAGAAGATGGTGTTACTTATGGAATTCATGTTCCGGGAAATTTGAAAGCTGAGGATGATTCTTGGAGTCACATCATAGAGGGGCTCTTGGTTGGTTGTGAAAATTCATCTGAAACAACTAATTGGCTTCTTCAGGAGCTGTTAAAGGATAAGTTGCAACAGTGGATTGCACTTAGATCCAGTCAAGAACATGACCGGGGAGGCTGCTCCTTGTCCAGGAAAGAGCAAGGCATTATTCACATGATTTCCGGCTTGGGTTTTGAATGGGCTCTGAACTCAATTCTTGGCTGTGGAGTCAATGTAAATTTCCGTGACATTAATGGTTGGACCGCTCTCCATTGGGCCGCTCGTTTTGGGAG GGAAAAAATGGTTGCTGCTCTGGTAGCTTCAGGGGCATCAGCTGGAGCAGTCACAGACCCCAGCTGTCAAGATCCTGCCGGTAAAACACCTGCAAGTATCGCTGCCTCCAGTGGACATAAAGGACTAGCTGGCTATCTCTCGGAGGTGGCCCTGACCAGCCATCTTTCATCTCTTACATTCGAGGAGAGTGAGCTTTCGAGAGGCTCTGCGGAGCTTGAAGCAGAGAGAACTATAAATAGCATCACAAATCAAAGTCTAGCTACCAACGATGATCAACTTTCTCTAAAGGATACCTTGGCTGCGGTTCGTAATGCTGCTCAGGCTGCTGCACGTATACAATCTGCATTCCGTGCACATTCGTTCAGGAAGCGGCAGCAATTGCACCCTGCTGCTATTGCTGATTATGGCGTCAGTTCAGGTGATATTCAACGTTTCACAGGTAGGCTGAAGCTTTCCTCACGCAATGCTCGTGAATACAATTCGGCTGCATTATCTATTCAGAAGAAATATCGAGGCTGGAAAGGTCGGAAAGACTTCCTAACATTTCGCCAGAAAGTTGTCAAAATACAG GCTCATGTGAGAGGTTATCAGGTTAGGAAACACTACAAGGTATTATGTTGGGCTGTTGGAATTTTAGACAAGGTTGTACTGCGATGGCGAAGGAAGGGGGTTGGTTTACGAAGTTTCCAAAAGGATGCAGAATCTATCGAAGATAGTGATGATGAAGATATTCTCAAAGTTTTTCGTAAGCAAAAGGTGCATGCAGCTGTTGATGAGGCAGTTTCACGAGTTTTATCCATGGTTGATTCTCCAAATGCACGTCAGCAGTACCGTCGCATGCTTGAAAAATACCGTCAAGCTAAG GCTGAACTCAGCGGCGCATCTAGTGAGGCAGCACCATCAACTTCTGTGGAATTTAGCAATATGGACAATGATGACTTCGTGGATCAGTTCCCATGA
- the LOC115738878 gene encoding calmodulin-binding transcription activator 4 isoform X1, producing the protein MTPSVYSMNDLYQEAQYRWLKPAEVLYILQNHENCQLTQQPPQRPSGGSLFLFNKRVLRFFRRDGHNWRKKKDQRTVGEAHERLKVGNVEKLNCYYAHGEDNPNFQRRSYWMLDPACDHIVLVHYRDITEGKHSSGSKALFSPGSSSTFMPSPSPSPYSIHNHGSASLDSCQTQSSPSPAEVSSVNAVINHGTDNLNRMVRSSSDLDVSKALRRIEEQLSLNDDTIKEIDPLFVDDEYLNSIGFLDCESEISQQDRHEALLHVSDPGNYQFPSENNGVQDVSSNYMPQKDTDDDGQHRLQALEQAHLVKEESFSWTDMVESYLSSSADGSLQKNAQIPNENEKLHSYTEMGPAEGQEGYLLSDANKNMDPSASLLLSELDNFQVSVYPSMAHGANPEYYPVPFGQDQLDMSVVGNSCLTVAKTQKYTIREISPEWGYTTETTKIVIVGSFLCDPSESVWSCMFGDIEVPVEIIQQGALCCEAPPHLPGKVMLCITSSNRQSCSEVREFEYRVKSNLCSLCNLEQTEAARHTEELLLLVRFVQMLLCDSAMQKEDGVTYGIHVPGNLKAEDDSWSHIIEGLLVGCENSSETTNWLLQELLKDKLQQWIALRSSQEHDRGGCSLSRKEQGIIHMISGLGFEWALNSILGCGVNVNFRDINGWTALHWAARFGREKMVAALVASGASAGAVTDPSCQDPAGKTPASIAASSGHKGLAGYLSEVALTSHLSSLTFEESELSRGSAELEAERTINSITNQSLATNDDQLSLKDTLAAVRNAAQAAARIQSAFRAHSFRKRQQLHPAAIADYGVSSGDIQRFTGRLKLSSRNAREYNSAALSIQKKYRGWKGRKDFLTFRQKVVKIQAHVRGYQVRKHYKVLCWAVGILDKVVLRWRRKGVGLRSFQKDAESIEDSDDEDILKVFRKQKVHAAVDEAVSRVLSMVDSPNARQQYRRMLEKYRQAKAELSGASSEAAPSTSVEFSNMDNDDFVDQFP; encoded by the exons ATGACGCCGTCTG TATACAGCATGAATGATCTCTACCAGGAAGCTCAATATCGTTGGCTCAAACCAGCAGAAGTGCTTTATATTTTGCAAAACCACGAAAACTGCCAGCTTACTCAGCAGCCACCTCAACGTCCAAGCG GTGGATCGTTGTTCCTTTTCAATAAGAGAGTTCTTCGATTCTTCCGTCGTGATGGGCATAACTGGCGGAAAAAGAAGGACCAGAGGACTGTTGGGGAAGCTCATGAACGGCTCAAG GTGGGAAATGTTGAAAAGTTAAATTGTTATTACGCACATGGAGAGGACAACCCAAATTTTCAGAGGCGCAGCTACTGGATGCTTGATCC GGCTTGTGACCACATAGTCCTCGTACATTATCGGGACATAACTGAG GGGAAACATAGTTCTGGATCCAAAGCACTGTTTTCTCCGGGGTCATCGTCTACTTTTATGCCTAGTCCGAGTCCCAGCCCTTACTCTATTCATAATCATGGTTCTGCCTCACTTGACTCTTGTCAAACTCAGTCCAGTCCAAGTCCTGCAGAAGTTAGTTCTGTCAACGCTGTTATCAACCATGGGACGGATAACTTGAACAGGATGGTTCGCAGTTCGTCTGATCTTGATGTTAGTAAAGCTTTGAGGAGGATTGAGGAGCAGCTCAGTTTGAATGATGACACGATTAAAGAAATTGATCCGCTCTTCGTCGATGATGAATATCTCAATTCGATAGGATTTCTGGACTGTGAAAGCGAGATTTCTCAGCAAGATCGGCATGAAGCATTATTGCATGTCTCAGACCCTGGAAATTATCAATTTCCTAGTGAAAATAATGGTGTGCAAGATGTTTCGAGCAACTATATGCCACAAAAGGATACAG atgatGATGGCCAGCATCGTCTTCAGGCATTAGAACAGGCACATCTGGTTAAAGAAGAATCTTTTTCCTGGACAGATATGGTGGAGTCCTACTTGAGCTCATCAGCCGATGGATCCCTACAGAAGAATGCTCAGATACCAAATGAAAAT GAGAAATTACACTCTTACACAGAGATGGGACCAGCAGAAGGACAAGAAGGCTATCTCCTGTCAGATGCTAATAAGAACATGGATCCAT CAGCCTCGTTGTTGCTTTCTGAACTTGACAATTTCCAAGTATCTGTTTACCCGTCCATGGCTCATGGGGCAAATCCAGAATACTATCCTGTCCCGTTTGGACAAGACCAACTGGACATGTCAGTTGTCGGAAATTCATGTTTGACTGTTGCAAAAACTCAGAAATATACAATTCGCGAAATATCTCCTGAATGGGGCTATACCACTGAAACTACAAAG ATCGTCATTGTTGGATCTTTTCTATGTGATCCATCCGAATCTGTATGGAGTTGTATGTTTGGTGATATTGAAGTTCCTGTAGAGATCATTCAACAAGGTGCCTTATGCTGCGAAGCTCCTCCTCACTTGCCTGGGAAGGTCATGCTTTGCATTACTTCTAGCAACCGGCAGTCCTGCTCCGAGGTCAGAGAATTTGAGTATAGAGTAAAATCCAATTTATGCTCTCTCTGTAACTTGGAACAGACAGAAGCTGCTAGGCACACAGAAGAGCTGTTGCTGCTCGTCAGATTTGTGCAAATGCTTTTATGTGATTCAGCAATGCAGAAAGAAGATGGTGTTACTTATGGAATTCATGTTCCGGGAAATTTGAAAGCTGAGGATGATTCTTGGAGTCACATCATAGAGGGGCTCTTGGTTGGTTGTGAAAATTCATCTGAAACAACTAATTGGCTTCTTCAGGAGCTGTTAAAGGATAAGTTGCAACAGTGGATTGCACTTAGATCCAGTCAAGAACATGACCGGGGAGGCTGCTCCTTGTCCAGGAAAGAGCAAGGCATTATTCACATGATTTCCGGCTTGGGTTTTGAATGGGCTCTGAACTCAATTCTTGGCTGTGGAGTCAATGTAAATTTCCGTGACATTAATGGTTGGACCGCTCTCCATTGGGCCGCTCGTTTTGGGAG GGAAAAAATGGTTGCTGCTCTGGTAGCTTCAGGGGCATCAGCTGGAGCAGTCACAGACCCCAGCTGTCAAGATCCTGCCGGTAAAACACCTGCAAGTATCGCTGCCTCCAGTGGACATAAAGGACTAGCTGGCTATCTCTCGGAGGTGGCCCTGACCAGCCATCTTTCATCTCTTACATTCGAGGAGAGTGAGCTTTCGAGAGGCTCTGCGGAGCTTGAAGCAGAGAGAACTATAAATAGCATCACAAATCAAAGTCTAGCTACCAACGATGATCAACTTTCTCTAAAGGATACCTTGGCTGCGGTTCGTAATGCTGCTCAGGCTGCTGCACGTATACAATCTGCATTCCGTGCACATTCGTTCAGGAAGCGGCAGCAATTGCACCCTGCTGCTATTGCTGATTATGGCGTCAGTTCAGGTGATATTCAACGTTTCACAGGTAGGCTGAAGCTTTCCTCACGCAATGCTCGTGAATACAATTCGGCTGCATTATCTATTCAGAAGAAATATCGAGGCTGGAAAGGTCGGAAAGACTTCCTAACATTTCGCCAGAAAGTTGTCAAAATACAG GCTCATGTGAGAGGTTATCAGGTTAGGAAACACTACAAGGTATTATGTTGGGCTGTTGGAATTTTAGACAAGGTTGTACTGCGATGGCGAAGGAAGGGGGTTGGTTTACGAAGTTTCCAAAAGGATGCAGAATCTATCGAAGATAGTGATGATGAAGATATTCTCAAAGTTTTTCGTAAGCAAAAGGTGCATGCAGCTGTTGATGAGGCAGTTTCACGAGTTTTATCCATGGTTGATTCTCCAAATGCACGTCAGCAGTACCGTCGCATGCTTGAAAAATACCGTCAAGCTAAG GCTGAACTCAGCGGCGCATCTAGTGAGGCAGCACCATCAACTTCTGTGGAATTTAGCAATATGGACAATGATGACTTCGTGGATCAGTTCCCATGA
- the LOC115738878 gene encoding calmodulin-binding transcription activator 4 isoform X3, giving the protein MTPSVYSMNDLYQEAQYRWLKPAEVLYILQNHENCQLTQQPPQRPSGGSLFLFNKRVLRFFRRDGHNWRKKKDQRTVGEAHERLKVGNVEKLNCYYAHGEDNPNFQRRSYWMLDPACDHIVLVHYRDITEGKHSSGSKALFSPGSSSTFMPSPSPSPYSIHNHGSASLDSCQTQSSPSPAEVSSVNAVINHGTDNLNRMVRSSSDLDVSKALRRIEEQLSLNDDTIKEIDPLFVDDEYLNSIGFLDCESEISQQDRHEALLHVSDPGNYQFPSENNGVQDVSSNYMPQKDDDGQHRLQALEQAHLVKEESFSWTDMVESYLSSSADGSLQKNAQIPNENEKLHSYTEMGPAEGQEGYLLSDANKNMDPSASLLLSELDNFQVSVYPSMAHGANPEYYPVPFGQDQLDMSVVGNSCLTVAKTQKYTIREISPEWGYTTETTKIVIVGSFLCDPSESVWSCMFGDIEVPVEIIQQGALCCEAPPHLPGKVMLCITSSNRQSCSEVREFEYRVKSNLCSLCNLEQTEAARHTEELLLLVRFVQMLLCDSAMQKEDGVTYGIHVPGNLKAEDDSWSHIIEGLLVGCENSSETTNWLLQELLKDKLQQWIALRSSQEHDRGGCSLSRKEQGIIHMISGLGFEWALNSILGCGVNVNFRDINGWTALHWAARFGREKMVAALVASGASAGAVTDPSCQDPAGKTPASIAASSGHKGLAGYLSEVALTSHLSSLTFEESELSRGSAELEAERTINSITNQSLATNDDQLSLKDTLAAVRNAAQAAARIQSAFRAHSFRKRQQLHPAAIADYGVSSGDIQRFTGRLKLSSRNAREYNSAALSIQKKYRGWKGRKDFLTFRQKVVKIQAHVRGYQVRKHYKVLCWAVGILDKVVLRWRRKGVGLRSFQKDAESIEDSDDEDILKVFRKQKVHAAVDEAVSRVLSMVDSPNARQQYRRMLEKYRQAKAELSGASSEAAPSTSVEFSNMDNDDFVDQFP; this is encoded by the exons ATGACGCCGTCTG TATACAGCATGAATGATCTCTACCAGGAAGCTCAATATCGTTGGCTCAAACCAGCAGAAGTGCTTTATATTTTGCAAAACCACGAAAACTGCCAGCTTACTCAGCAGCCACCTCAACGTCCAAGCG GTGGATCGTTGTTCCTTTTCAATAAGAGAGTTCTTCGATTCTTCCGTCGTGATGGGCATAACTGGCGGAAAAAGAAGGACCAGAGGACTGTTGGGGAAGCTCATGAACGGCTCAAG GTGGGAAATGTTGAAAAGTTAAATTGTTATTACGCACATGGAGAGGACAACCCAAATTTTCAGAGGCGCAGCTACTGGATGCTTGATCC GGCTTGTGACCACATAGTCCTCGTACATTATCGGGACATAACTGAG GGGAAACATAGTTCTGGATCCAAAGCACTGTTTTCTCCGGGGTCATCGTCTACTTTTATGCCTAGTCCGAGTCCCAGCCCTTACTCTATTCATAATCATGGTTCTGCCTCACTTGACTCTTGTCAAACTCAGTCCAGTCCAAGTCCTGCAGAAGTTAGTTCTGTCAACGCTGTTATCAACCATGGGACGGATAACTTGAACAGGATGGTTCGCAGTTCGTCTGATCTTGATGTTAGTAAAGCTTTGAGGAGGATTGAGGAGCAGCTCAGTTTGAATGATGACACGATTAAAGAAATTGATCCGCTCTTCGTCGATGATGAATATCTCAATTCGATAGGATTTCTGGACTGTGAAAGCGAGATTTCTCAGCAAGATCGGCATGAAGCATTATTGCATGTCTCAGACCCTGGAAATTATCAATTTCCTAGTGAAAATAATGGTGTGCAAGATGTTTCGAGCAACTATATGCCACAAAAGG atgatGATGGCCAGCATCGTCTTCAGGCATTAGAACAGGCACATCTGGTTAAAGAAGAATCTTTTTCCTGGACAGATATGGTGGAGTCCTACTTGAGCTCATCAGCCGATGGATCCCTACAGAAGAATGCTCAGATACCAAATGAAAAT GAGAAATTACACTCTTACACAGAGATGGGACCAGCAGAAGGACAAGAAGGCTATCTCCTGTCAGATGCTAATAAGAACATGGATCCAT CAGCCTCGTTGTTGCTTTCTGAACTTGACAATTTCCAAGTATCTGTTTACCCGTCCATGGCTCATGGGGCAAATCCAGAATACTATCCTGTCCCGTTTGGACAAGACCAACTGGACATGTCAGTTGTCGGAAATTCATGTTTGACTGTTGCAAAAACTCAGAAATATACAATTCGCGAAATATCTCCTGAATGGGGCTATACCACTGAAACTACAAAG ATCGTCATTGTTGGATCTTTTCTATGTGATCCATCCGAATCTGTATGGAGTTGTATGTTTGGTGATATTGAAGTTCCTGTAGAGATCATTCAACAAGGTGCCTTATGCTGCGAAGCTCCTCCTCACTTGCCTGGGAAGGTCATGCTTTGCATTACTTCTAGCAACCGGCAGTCCTGCTCCGAGGTCAGAGAATTTGAGTATAGAGTAAAATCCAATTTATGCTCTCTCTGTAACTTGGAACAGACAGAAGCTGCTAGGCACACAGAAGAGCTGTTGCTGCTCGTCAGATTTGTGCAAATGCTTTTATGTGATTCAGCAATGCAGAAAGAAGATGGTGTTACTTATGGAATTCATGTTCCGGGAAATTTGAAAGCTGAGGATGATTCTTGGAGTCACATCATAGAGGGGCTCTTGGTTGGTTGTGAAAATTCATCTGAAACAACTAATTGGCTTCTTCAGGAGCTGTTAAAGGATAAGTTGCAACAGTGGATTGCACTTAGATCCAGTCAAGAACATGACCGGGGAGGCTGCTCCTTGTCCAGGAAAGAGCAAGGCATTATTCACATGATTTCCGGCTTGGGTTTTGAATGGGCTCTGAACTCAATTCTTGGCTGTGGAGTCAATGTAAATTTCCGTGACATTAATGGTTGGACCGCTCTCCATTGGGCCGCTCGTTTTGGGAG GGAAAAAATGGTTGCTGCTCTGGTAGCTTCAGGGGCATCAGCTGGAGCAGTCACAGACCCCAGCTGTCAAGATCCTGCCGGTAAAACACCTGCAAGTATCGCTGCCTCCAGTGGACATAAAGGACTAGCTGGCTATCTCTCGGAGGTGGCCCTGACCAGCCATCTTTCATCTCTTACATTCGAGGAGAGTGAGCTTTCGAGAGGCTCTGCGGAGCTTGAAGCAGAGAGAACTATAAATAGCATCACAAATCAAAGTCTAGCTACCAACGATGATCAACTTTCTCTAAAGGATACCTTGGCTGCGGTTCGTAATGCTGCTCAGGCTGCTGCACGTATACAATCTGCATTCCGTGCACATTCGTTCAGGAAGCGGCAGCAATTGCACCCTGCTGCTATTGCTGATTATGGCGTCAGTTCAGGTGATATTCAACGTTTCACAGGTAGGCTGAAGCTTTCCTCACGCAATGCTCGTGAATACAATTCGGCTGCATTATCTATTCAGAAGAAATATCGAGGCTGGAAAGGTCGGAAAGACTTCCTAACATTTCGCCAGAAAGTTGTCAAAATACAG GCTCATGTGAGAGGTTATCAGGTTAGGAAACACTACAAGGTATTATGTTGGGCTGTTGGAATTTTAGACAAGGTTGTACTGCGATGGCGAAGGAAGGGGGTTGGTTTACGAAGTTTCCAAAAGGATGCAGAATCTATCGAAGATAGTGATGATGAAGATATTCTCAAAGTTTTTCGTAAGCAAAAGGTGCATGCAGCTGTTGATGAGGCAGTTTCACGAGTTTTATCCATGGTTGATTCTCCAAATGCACGTCAGCAGTACCGTCGCATGCTTGAAAAATACCGTCAAGCTAAG GCTGAACTCAGCGGCGCATCTAGTGAGGCAGCACCATCAACTTCTGTGGAATTTAGCAATATGGACAATGATGACTTCGTGGATCAGTTCCCATGA